A genome region from Tenrec ecaudatus isolate mTenEca1 chromosome 13, mTenEca1.hap1, whole genome shotgun sequence includes the following:
- the LOC142424876 gene encoding nucleophosmin-like isoform X1, translating to MEDSMDVDMSPLRPPNHLFGCDLKAHKDDHFEVGQDGNEHQLALRTVSLGAGAKDEVHVAEAEAISDEGSPIEVTLATLKMSVQPTVSLGGSEITPPVVVRLKCGSGPVRGSGQHVVAVEEDAESDDEEEEDVELLSVSGKRSAPTSGNKVPQKTVKLAADEEEDEEEEDDDDEDDETEEKAPVKKSIWDTAAKNAQKSNQNGKDSEPSTPRSKGQESFRKQEKPPKTPKGPRSVEGH from the coding sequence ATGGAAGATTCGATGGATGtggacatgagtcccctgaggcccCCAAACCATCTTTTTGGTTGTGACCTAAAGGCACACAAAGATGATCACTTTGAGGTGGGTCAGGATGGAAATGAGCACCAGTTAGCTTTAAGGACAGTCAGCTTAGGTGCTGGGGCAAAGGATGAAGTGCACGTTGCTGAAGCAGAAGCAATCAGTGATGAAGGCAGCCCCATTGAAGTGACACTGGCCACTTTGAAAATGTCTGTACAGCCAACGGTCTCCCTTGGGGGCTCTGAAATCACACCACCAGTGGTTGTACGGTTGAAGTGTGGCTCAGGGCCTGTGCGTGGTAGTGGACAGCATGTAGTGGCTGTGGAGGAAGATGCAGAGTCagatgatgaagaggaggaggatgtgGAGCTTTTAAGTGTATCAGGAAAGCGGTCTGCCCCCACAAGCGGGAACAAGGTTCCACAGAAAACGGTGAAACTTGCTGCTGATGAAGAagaagatgaggaggaggaggatgacgatgatgaagatgatgaaactgaagaaaaagctCCAGTGAAGAAATCTATATGGGATACTGCAGCCAAAAATGCACAAAAGTCAAACCAGAATGGAAAAGACTCAGAACCATCAACACCAAGATCCAAAGGTCAAGAATCCTTCAGAAAACAGGAAAAACCTCCCAAAACACCGAAAGGCCCTCGCTCTGTAGAAGGACATTAA
- the LOC142424876 gene encoding nucleophosmin-like isoform X2, with product MEDSMDVDMSPLRPPNHLFGCDLKAHKDDHFEVGQDGNEHQLALRTVSLGAGAKDEVHVAEAEAISDEGSPIEVTLATLKMSVQPTVSLGGSEITPPVVVRLKCGSGPVRGSGQHVVAVEEDAESDDEEEEDVELLSVSGKRSAPTSGNKVPQKTVKLAADEEEDEEEEDDDDEDDETEEKNGKDSEPSTPRSKGQESFRKQEKPPKTPKGPRSVEGH from the exons ATGGAAGATTCGATGGATGtggacatgagtcccctgaggcccCCAAACCATCTTTTTGGTTGTGACCTAAAGGCACACAAAGATGATCACTTTGAGGTGGGTCAGGATGGAAATGAGCACCAGTTAGCTTTAAGGACAGTCAGCTTAGGTGCTGGGGCAAAGGATGAAGTGCACGTTGCTGAAGCAGAAGCAATCAGTGATGAAGGCAGCCCCATTGAAGTGACACTGGCCACTTTGAAAATGTCTGTACAGCCAACGGTCTCCCTTGGGGGCTCTGAAATCACACCACCAGTGGTTGTACGGTTGAAGTGTGGCTCAGGGCCTGTGCGTGGTAGTGGACAGCATGTAGTGGCTGTGGAGGAAGATGCAGAGTCagatgatgaagaggaggaggatgtgGAGCTTTTAAGTGTATCAGGAAAGCGGTCTGCCCCCACAAGCGGGAACAAGGTTCCACAGAAAACGGTGAAACTTGCTGCTGATGAAGAagaagatgaggaggaggaggatgacgatgatgaagatgatgaaactgaagaaaaa AATGGAAAAGACTCAGAACCATCAACACCAAGATCCAAAGGTCAAGAATCCTTCAGAAAACAGGAAAAACCTCCCAAAACACCGAAAGGCCCTCGCTCTGTAGAAGGACATTAA